The Armatimonadota bacterium genome has a segment encoding these proteins:
- a CDS encoding diguanylate cyclase — protein sequence MSNRLSCSVADGDFWLSLRRHPLDWVVRAGVLAACVLTLGLQASTWLTMPRLTASELLLFAAMAMLAVLFLLYCLRELHVERIETELERTHRLEELNSSIIRTLAVAINSKDRMSQGHIERVQQSALAIAREMRVGPAEAEALRIAALLHDIGKLAVPEHILNKPERLTEEEERKVHNHTRVGKRILEPIRFPCAVAPVVEHHHECFDGSGYPDGLQGVEIPLGARILAVANVYDALVSERPYRPAMSSDHALAHVASQAGTYFDPEVAAAFQRVAASGELARIYGDVGSLRPDTQSGDQASIQDAIASAREELVALYDIVQTMSATLSVAEALSLIASKTKGIVSYSTCIVFLVDSESKAVVAELVRGLREKELPGMSIPLGEGVSGRVAASGMPMRCDDPGRDLEWAQPGPSGGVLHSMLAVPLMREREIVGVISLYHEQQHAFTEDHQRLLGIVARQASLAIENAREFERTKQSALTDSLTGLPNGRCLYMLLEQEISRARRQEQPLSLLALDLDDFKTINDTFGHQAGDQALREIGDIFGHALREYDIVARHAGDEFFVVLPATGRDQAYTIAGRIQSAVAGHQLRVNSHTLARLRVSIGVATFPDDAPDMHSLIAAADAAMYADKRANQQHLDILPRRT from the coding sequence ATGAGCAATCGCCTTTCATGCTCCGTGGCAGACGGCGACTTCTGGCTCAGCCTCCGGCGCCACCCCCTGGACTGGGTGGTGCGCGCCGGCGTGCTGGCGGCCTGCGTGCTGACCCTGGGTCTGCAGGCGTCAACCTGGCTGACCATGCCCCGGCTTACTGCCTCGGAATTGCTGCTATTCGCCGCCATGGCGATGCTGGCGGTGCTGTTTCTCCTCTACTGCCTGCGCGAGCTGCACGTGGAGCGCATTGAGACGGAACTGGAGCGCACCCACCGGCTGGAGGAGCTCAACAGCTCCATCATTCGCACCCTGGCCGTCGCCATCAACTCCAAGGATCGGATGAGCCAGGGGCACATCGAGCGGGTGCAGCAATCGGCCCTCGCCATCGCGCGCGAGATGCGCGTCGGCCCCGCGGAGGCGGAAGCCTTGCGCATCGCCGCCCTGCTCCACGACATCGGCAAGCTGGCGGTGCCCGAGCACATCCTCAACAAGCCGGAGCGCCTGACCGAGGAAGAGGAGCGCAAGGTCCACAACCACACCCGCGTCGGCAAGCGCATCCTGGAGCCGATCAGGTTTCCATGCGCGGTGGCCCCCGTCGTCGAGCACCATCACGAGTGCTTCGACGGCAGCGGCTATCCCGACGGGCTGCAGGGCGTGGAGATCCCGCTGGGGGCGCGCATCCTCGCGGTCGCCAATGTTTACGACGCCCTCGTGTCCGAGCGCCCCTATCGCCCTGCGATGTCGTCCGACCACGCACTGGCTCACGTTGCGAGCCAGGCCGGCACCTACTTCGACCCCGAGGTGGCCGCCGCGTTCCAGCGGGTTGCGGCCAGCGGTGAACTGGCGCGCATCTACGGCGACGTCGGCTCCCTGCGCCCCGACACGCAGAGCGGGGACCAGGCCTCCATCCAAGACGCCATCGCCAGCGCGCGCGAAGAGCTGGTCGCCCTCTATGACATCGTTCAGACCATGAGCGCGACGCTGAGCGTCGCCGAGGCCTTGAGCCTGATCGCCAGCAAGACCAAGGGCATCGTCAGCTACTCGACCTGCATCGTATTCCTGGTGGACTCGGAGAGCAAGGCGGTGGTGGCGGAACTGGTGCGTGGCCTGCGCGAGAAGGAACTGCCGGGCATGAGCATCCCCCTGGGCGAGGGGGTGAGCGGCCGCGTCGCCGCCAGCGGCATGCCCATGCGCTGTGACGATCCAGGCCGCGACCTGGAGTGGGCGCAGCCGGGGCCCAGCGGCGGCGTGCTGCACTCGATGCTGGCAGTGCCGCTGATGCGCGAGCGCGAGATCGTCGGCGTCATCAGCCTCTACCACGAGCAGCAGCACGCCTTCACCGAGGATCACCAGCGCCTGCTGGGCATCGTCGCGCGCCAGGCGTCGTTGGCGATCGAGAACGCGCGCGAGTTCGAGCGCACCAAGCAGTCGGCGCTCACCGACAGCCTCACCGGCCTGCCCAACGGGCGCTGCCTCTACATGCTGCTGGAGCAGGAAATCAGCCGCGCCCGCCGCCAGGAGCAACCGTTGTCCCTGCTCGCGCTCGACCTCGACGACTTCAAGACCATCAACGATACCTTCGGTCACCAGGCGGGCGACCAGGCCCTGCGCGAAATCGGCGACATCTTCGGGCACGCGCTGCGTGAGTACGACATCGTGGCGCGTCACGCCGGCGATGAGTTCTTCGTCGTTCTGCCCGCCACCGGCCGCGACCAGGCATACACCATCGCCGGCCGCATCCAGTCGGCCGTCGCCGGCCACCAACTGCGCGTAAACAGCCACACGCTGGCGCGCCTGCGCGTCAGCATCGGCGTCGCCACCTTCCCCGACGACGCCCCGGATATGCACTCCCTGATCGCCGCCGCTGATGCCGCCATGTACGCCGACAAACGCGCCAATCAGCAG